Genomic DNA from Methanosarcina sp. MTP4:
GTTCATGTTGTCCACGATCCCGATTACAGGGACGTTGAGTTTGGACGAGAAGTTGATGGACTTCCTGACGCTGACCAGGGCTACGTCCTGGGGGGTCGTGACGATCACGGAGCCGTCACAGTTGGGGATGAGCTGGGCTACGCTGAGGGGTTCGTCTCCCGTGCCTGGAGGAAGGTCGATTATCAGGTAGTCAAGTTCGCCCCAGTATACCTCTTCCAGGAACTGCTTGATTGCTCCCATCTTGGCAGGGCCTCTCCAGATTACGGGGGAGTCCTTGTTTTCGAGCAGGAAGCCCACGGACATAACGGACAGGTTGGAAAAGACTCGTACCGGGATAATTCCCTGTTCGTTGACCTCAGGCCTTGAGGATTCGAGTCCGAAGATGGTTGGGACTGTCGGCCCGTGGATGTCGCAGTCAAGGAGCCCTACCCTGTACCCGCGCAGGGCCAGGCCTGCAGCAAGGTTTGCGGCAATGGTGCTTTTTCCCACTCCCCCTTTTCCGCTCATGACCATAATCTTGCGCTTGATACGACGTAGATTGACAACGATTTTTGGTTCTTCGGGCTTTGTCTTCGATAATGTTTCTAATGGTTGAACCTTATCTGTCATATTTGATCGCCTTTGTGATATCTATTATGATTTTTTAAACAGTATCCACTATCCATGTACCTATTAATTCTCTATATCCCTTTCACGTTTCATCATTTTTGATGTTATCTGTACTCTCTGCCTCGATATAGTTCCCGCCCTTTATTTCTATTGCTTTGCCCCGGCTAAGGGCCAGAGCGACTTTCATGCGGGCGGCTTTCAGGTCTTCCCAGAAAGCTCTTCTCGAGATTCCTACCCTGGTCGCGGCATCTTCCTGCCGCAGGTCTTCAAGGTCCACCAGTCTGAGGGCTTCGAGTTCTTCTATTGTGAGGGATACCACTTCAAGTTCGGATAGAGGGACTCCTCTTGGCTTGAAGTACGTGATATCAGGCGTCTGTGATACGCGCCTGGGGCACTTTGGTCTTCCTCTGCATTTTTTCATGGTAATTACTTATGCACATTGCGGAGTAAATATATAATTATTTCTCTTTCCACACAGAAAAGTATAAATATTTATGTACTATTGAGTTAAATTAGTTATTATGGATGTACCCGAGTCCCGACAGGTTCCGGTTGGAATCCGGGAACTCGTCATTGCCGGCAAAAATCCTGTTTCCGGGAAATGAGCCTGGGTGCAGGCTTGGAAATGAGCTGTCGGAGACGGAGAAATTAATATGAAAATTTGCGTAACAGCTAAAGATAAAGGCATGGATTCAGGGATTGACCCACGTTTTGGAAGATGCGCGTATTTCGTAATCGTTGATTCCGAATCAGGTTCTGTGAACTCTTTTGAAAATACAGCGGTAGGTGCATCAGGTGGAGCTGGCATACGAGCTGCGGAAGCCGTGGCAAACCTGGGAGCCGAAGCCCTCCTGACAGGCTCGGTAGGCCCGAATGCATTTTCCATCCTTTCCGAGGTTGGAATCGATGTCAGGGTCGGCATAAAAGGCACAGTTGAAGATGCCTTGAATGCATATCGAGAAGGGAAACTTGAAGCAATAGACTCTCCGAATGCCTCTGCCCATGCGGGAATGAAATAAAGCAAAGGAAATAAGCCGGAAAACAAAAAAAACGTGTAAATTACACGATAACTCTCAAATAGCTCTCAAACAACTCTCAATTATATATAAAACAATTTAAGGTGACTCCTATGAAGGTATGCGTTCCCACCAGGGATGAAAACGGTATGGAAGGAATTGTTGAACAGCACTTTGGAAAAGCTCCCACATATACTATCCTTGACACCGATACGAGGGAAGTTGTGGTGATCCCCAACACCAGTGAACACCTGGGCGGTGTGGGGCTGCCCCCTGAGTACCTCCACCAGCAAGGCGTAGATATCATGCTCTGTGCAGGGCTAGGGTTCAAAGCAGTTCAGATGTTTGAATCCTACGGGATTAAAGTCTTCGTAGGGGCTGGCGGTACGGCCAGAGACACTTTCGAAGCCTGGGAGGCAGGCAAGCTGCAGGACGCAAATGCTAGCAATTCCTGCGCCGATCACGGACACAACCATTAAAAGGGTTCTGAAAAACTTGCTTTGATATTCTAAAAGGACTTTCCAAATGACTGTACAGGAGAAGCTGAGACTCGGGATCACGGCCTCCAGAAACGCCATCTTCTCCCTGGTCCTGCTGGCCCTGGTTAAAGGTTCTGTCGGGCTTTATTCTGGAAGCACGGCTCTGCTGGCAGACGCAGTCCACACGGCTATGGATGTCTTTACTTCCCTGGCAGTCTGGATAGGCCTGAAAGTGAGCATGAAAAGCGGGGGAGAGAGTTTTCCTTACGGCTACTACAAGGCCGAAAACATAGTTGCACTCTTTGTTTCCCTCCTTATTCTCCTCTCCGGGGTCGAACTGCTTCGGGAAGGGCTTGCAGGTGTAAAAGCCCCCTCGGAGATCCAATTTGAAGGGTTAGCCCTTGCAACGTCCGTGTTTTCGGTCCTTGGGGTTTATGCTCTTTCAGTCTACAAGGAAAAAATCGGGAATTTGATCAATTCCCAGGCCCTGATTGCGGATGCCAGGCATTCGTACACGGATGTCTTTGCTTCCCTCGTGGTGGTTGCGGCGGTTCTTGGTTCAATGTTCGGGGTGCCGCAGCTGGATAGTTTAGGAGCGATCGTGATCTCTTTCTTCATCTTCAAGCTAGGGCTTGAAAGTGCAAAGGACGCAATGCTCATCCTCATGGATGCCTGGCTGGACAGGGAAGCAAATGAGAAGATAAGGCAAAACATCGAAAACATTCCAGGGCTGCTTGCCCTCAAGGACCTGAAACTCCGGAAATCAGGGCTCGTGGTCTTCGGAGAAGCAACTGTCGAAATCGAAGGTGATCCTGACCTGAAACAGATCAATCTTCTCTCGGAATCTGTCGAAAGGGCAGTCCGAAAGGAGGTGGAAAACCTCGAGCACCTTGCAGTCAATGCCAGAGCTGTGGAACGGACGCGGATCCGGTTTGCACTTCCGGTTTTTGGAAATGAGGGGCTCTCTGCAAGGCTTTCGGAGCACCTCGGGAAAGCGCCCTATTTCCTCTTTGCCGACCTGGAAGCCCGGGAGCTTCGAAACTGGAAAGTGCTTGAAAACCCCGCCTCGGACATCGAGAAAAAAAGGGGCGTCAAGACCGTGGAATTTCTCCTGCAGGAAAAGGCAAACGCTCTGGTGTTGAGCAGTGTGGGAGAAGGCCCTTTTCACATGCTCAGGGATAATCTTGTTCGGATTTACCGGACCCCCGATGGTGTCGAAACTGCTCTTGAAATCCTTGAAAGAATTGAGGGTCTTGAAGAAATCGAGGAGCCAGAATAAGAATAAAAGGTGCCTGAATAAGGAAGAAAAATATGAAAATTGCAATAGCAAGTGGAAAAGGAGGTACCGGAAAAACAACGGTTGCTGTAAACCTTGCCCTCTCTGTTGAGGGCATGCAGCTTTTTGACTGTGATGTTGAAGAGCCAAACTGCAACCTCTTTCTGGGCCAGGAACTTGAAAAGGTGGAAGACGTCTCCTGCCCGGTTCCTGTCATTGATTCTGAAAAATGCACCCTTTGCGGCAAATGTGCGGATTTTTGCAGGTACAACGCCCTGGCTGCCCTCTCAACAGGGATTATGGTTTTCCCATTCCTCTGCCACGGCTGCGGAGGGTGCGGGCTTGTCTGCCCCGAGGGGGCGGTCCGGGAAGAACCGAGGGTTCTTGGTGTGGTCGAAAAAGGAAAGGCAACTGCTCCCCTTGAGTTTTACCGTGGGCTTTTGAACATAGGTGAAGCGATGGCAACCCTTGTCATCCGGACCCTTCAAGGACATATCGATGCAAACAGGCCTGCAATTATTGATTCTCCCCCCGGGGTCGCCTGCCCTGTCATTGCGGCAGTCGGGGATGCGGATTACTGCGTGCTTGTAACCGAATCCACCCCCTTTGGTTTCCACGATTTCAAGCTTGCCGTTGAGGTCGTAAAGCTGATGAAAATCCCCTTCGGAGTGGTCATCAACCGGGACGGGCTTGGGGATTCAAGGGTAGAGGATTTCTGCAGGGGCGAAAAAATCCCTGTTCTCCTGAAGATTCCGAATGATATGAGGATAGCCCGGCTTTATTCCGAAGGGATCCCCTTTGTTGAAGAAATGCCCGGATGGAAAGAAAAATTTGCAGCTATGTTCAAAGCAATTAAATCCGGTTCCGAATCCGGGGTGATGAATGCATGAAGCAGCTTGCTATTATCAGTGGAAAGGGCGGTAGTGGAAAGACCACCCTTACGGCAGCGTTTGCTTCCCTTGCAAAAAATGCCGTTATTGCGGACTGTGATGTGGATGCTGCAGACATGCACCTGATCCTTAAGCCCGAAATTCAGGATGAAGATGACTATTTAGGTCTCGAAGTCGCTTCTATCGACCCGGAACTCTGTACCGGTTGCGGAAAGTGCAGGGAAGTCTGCCGTTTCGGTGCGATAAGCGAGAATATCACGATAAACCAGTATAGCTGCGAAGGATGTGCAGTCTGTACCGTTGCCTGTCCTGAAAATGCGGTTTCCATGAAGCCGAGAATCTCAGGGCAGGTTTTTTCCTCCAAAACACGCTTTGGCCCTCTTGCCCATGCAAAACTCGGTATAGGGGAGGAAGCTAGCGGAAAACTTGTGAGTGCGGCCCGGGAACGGGCAACAAAGCTTGCGGAACAATATACTAAGGACCTTATCATTATTGACGGCCCTCCCGGGATCGGCTGTCCTGTGATTGCAGCAATTACCGGCACGGACCTTGTCCTTGCGGTTAGCGAACCCACGGTTTCAGGGATACATGACCTGAAACGGGTTATCGAACTTGCAAAACATTTCCGAATTCCTGCAGCTGTATGCATTAACAAGTGCGACATCAACGAGGAAAACAGCCTGAAGATTGAGGAATTCTGTGCCGAAGCCGGAGTGCCGGTACTCGGAAGGCTGCCCTATGACGACATCACAACCCGGGCAATGATGCGGGAAGAAACCGTAATCGAGTATGCAGCCAGGGAAGGTTCCCTTAGTAATGAAAAAGTCTCTTGCCCCGAAAACAGTCCTTGCCTTGAAAACAGTCCTGACCATGAAGAATCTGTAAAAGGAAGGGATTTCACTTCAAAGGTTCGTAAAATCTGGGAACGGCTTGAGGAACGGCTTTCCGAAGTGTCCTTTAAAGGACCTGGGATGGTGTCCTTTAAATGAAAAAATTTTAACAATTTCAATTTTAATATCTCAAAATTTTATTTATCCTCAAAAACGGTGGTATTCCCGGCTGGCTTGAAAACAGGACGGCAGGGTTTCAGGAAAAGATAAGTTTAAAAAGATATTATTCGAAAGTTAGATAATGTAACAGCCTGTTATTAATATTTAATAAATAGTTGGTGAGGAATTTAAATGGATTACGCTGAAATTTCAGAGAAACTTGTCAAGATACTGGATCTGAGATACGAACCTGTAGCAGTGAAGGTTATTAAGAAAGGCGAAGCGATTCCTGAGGGATATAATATTCCCGAGAAAAACATCCGTCACTGCCAGTCTATCATGAGAGCCAGGAAAGGTGAGTCCCTTGTGGTCACAGCCGACAAGCATGCCTGTGTGGTCGGAGGTTCGAGCCTTGGAATTCTAGAGACCCCGGACAAAGTGGCGGCAGGCGAGTTCCACAAAAACCTCGGTATGTTTGACAGCGCCGAAGCTGCAGCCGAAATGATTGCCCAGCGTCCGACTTTCGAACCCGGGAGCAGGATTGCAACCGTGGTTTCCCCCCTCAAGGACGCAAAAGTAGAGCCTGACGTCGTGATCCTTGTGGACAGGCCTGAGACTGTCTACTGGATTGTCCCTGCGAGCACTTTCTATAAAGGCGGACGGATCGGTTTCAGCACTGCAGCTTTCCAGGCTACCTGTGCCGACACAACCATTCTCCCCACACTTTCCGGAGAAATCAACCTCTCCCTTGGATGCTACGGTTGCCGCAGGTCCACGGATATCGAGGTCGATGAAATGCTTGTTGGAATCCCCTTCGGTAAGATTGAAGAAATCGTCAGTGCCCTCGAAAAGATCTACGATGGGCCCATGCAGAAAGCCCGGCAGAAATAATTTCTTCTGCCTTTTTACTCTTTTATTACATCTCTTACAAATTTTTCAATAATTTTTCATTTTTTCCGTTCCCTTGTGTTTTCTGCTTTTTCCGTTTCTTTATATTTTCTGTTTTTTTCTATATTATCAGCCTTTTAATCTTGTTTTTTCTTTCTCACCTGTATTTTTCTCTCCTGTCTGTCTGACTTTCATGGAAATATTTATACCTTCAAAGTTTATTTATGAATTTATAACACTTTATCCTTGTTAAAAAAATCACTGGGAGTAAAAATGCAGTGTGCGTTATGTAAAAATAAAGAATGCTTGAAGGGCAAGAACTGTTCTGTGATCAAGTCGGGGCTTGAGTATGGCGGCAAGGACTTAAAATCGCTTCAGGTTTCCGCCTGGCTCGAGGCTGACCCTACAAAAAGGACAAAGGTTGAAGAAATTGTAATTTATGCAAAGAAGCTGGGTTACGAGAAGATAGGGGTTGCCTTTTGTATCGATTACGAAAGAGAATCCAGGCTGGTTTACGAAATTCTTTCCAGGTACTTTGAGGTGTTTTCGGTCTGTTGCAAAGTCTGCGGGTTTGGTAAAGCTGATTTCGGGCTAAGGAAATGCGAAGGGGCCGGGTTCGAGGTTGCCTGCAATCCAATAGGGCAAGCCCTGCTCCTGAACGACGACGAAACCGACCTTAACATCATGCTCGGGCTGAAAACGGGGTACGATATTCTCTTTGCAGCGCATTCTGATGCCCCCTCTGTCTTTCTTCCCGTGCAGGAAATCTCTCAGCTGGGTAGTTCCGATATCGATATGATTGATTGATTGATTGATTGATTGATTGATTGATTGATTGATTGATTGATTGATTGATTGATTGATTGATTGATTGATTGATTGATTGATTGATTGATTGATTGATTGATTGATTGATTGATTGATTGATTGATTGATTGATTGATTGATTGATTGATTGATTGATTGATTGATTGATTGATTGATTGATTGATTGATTGATTGATTTTCGGGAGTTCTGAAATATTTATTTATATAATTACAAATTAATACAAGCCCTGAATAGGAATTTTCAAGGTTAGAATATAGAGTTGAAAGTGAAGAGCTTTCCACTCAATTTGAAAAGGATACAGATTTTTTGTACCGGAGAAACACATGTTCAAAGAATCCGAATCAGAATGTATAAGAATCCGGGCTCATCATCTTTTTTGCATGCAGGGCTTCCAGGGTTACGGGTATAGCTCTGAGTTTGTTGCAAACATGCGCTTAGTTCTGGAATCGATAAAAGCCTCCCCTTCCGGGCATCTGGAACTTGTTTCCGAATGTGATGCAATCTGTGTTTCCTGTCCCCATAAAAAAGAATGTTCACTTTCCGATTCTTTCCTCGCGCTCAAGATCCGGAAGATGGACCAGCTTGTGCTGGAAAAGCTTGGTATGGAAGAACAAACTGTTGGGGAAGCAAAAGAGCTTTTCAGACTTGTCAATAAAAAACTTAAAAACCCCTCCGATATCGAGGAGGTCTGCGGAAGT
This window encodes:
- a CDS encoding Mrp/NBP35 family ATP-binding protein, with product MTDKVQPLETLSKTKPEEPKIVVNLRRIKRKIMVMSGKGGVGKSTIAANLAAGLALRGYRVGLLDCDIHGPTVPTIFGLESSRPEVNEQGIIPVRVFSNLSVMSVGFLLENKDSPVIWRGPAKMGAIKQFLEEVYWGELDYLIIDLPPGTGDEPLSVAQLIPNCDGSVIVTTPQDVALVSVRKSINFSSKLNVPVIGIVDNMNGLVCPHCGEMINVFGSGGVEKASQDFNVPVIAELPIEPKVAEMEDKGTVLQGLDHSTEWQKNFELVVNSVEKIL
- a CDS encoding DUF134 domain-containing protein; translation: MKKCRGRPKCPRRVSQTPDITYFKPRGVPLSELEVVSLTIEELEALRLVDLEDLRQEDAATRVGISRRAFWEDLKAARMKVALALSRGKAIEIKGGNYIEAESTDNIKNDET
- a CDS encoding NifB/NifX family molybdenum-iron cluster-binding protein, whose amino-acid sequence is MKICVTAKDKGMDSGIDPRFGRCAYFVIVDSESGSVNSFENTAVGASGGAGIRAAEAVANLGAEALLTGSVGPNAFSILSEVGIDVRVGIKGTVEDALNAYREGKLEAIDSPNASAHAGMK
- a CDS encoding NifB/NifX family molybdenum-iron cluster-binding protein, whose amino-acid sequence is MKVCVPTRDENGMEGIVEQHFGKAPTYTILDTDTREVVVIPNTSEHLGGVGLPPEYLHQQGVDIMLCAGLGFKAVQMFESYGIKVFVGAGGTARDTFEAWEAGKLQDANASNSCADHGHNH
- a CDS encoding cation diffusion facilitator family transporter — protein: MTVQEKLRLGITASRNAIFSLVLLALVKGSVGLYSGSTALLADAVHTAMDVFTSLAVWIGLKVSMKSGGESFPYGYYKAENIVALFVSLLILLSGVELLREGLAGVKAPSEIQFEGLALATSVFSVLGVYALSVYKEKIGNLINSQALIADARHSYTDVFASLVVVAAVLGSMFGVPQLDSLGAIVISFFIFKLGLESAKDAMLILMDAWLDREANEKIRQNIENIPGLLALKDLKLRKSGLVVFGEATVEIEGDPDLKQINLLSESVERAVRKEVENLEHLAVNARAVERTRIRFALPVFGNEGLSARLSEHLGKAPYFLFADLEARELRNWKVLENPASDIEKKRGVKTVEFLLQEKANALVLSSVGEGPFHMLRDNLVRIYRTPDGVETALEILERIEGLEEIEEPE
- a CDS encoding ATP-binding protein, with translation MKIAIASGKGGTGKTTVAVNLALSVEGMQLFDCDVEEPNCNLFLGQELEKVEDVSCPVPVIDSEKCTLCGKCADFCRYNALAALSTGIMVFPFLCHGCGGCGLVCPEGAVREEPRVLGVVEKGKATAPLEFYRGLLNIGEAMATLVIRTLQGHIDANRPAIIDSPPGVACPVIAAVGDADYCVLVTESTPFGFHDFKLAVEVVKLMKIPFGVVINRDGLGDSRVEDFCRGEKIPVLLKIPNDMRIARLYSEGIPFVEEMPGWKEKFAAMFKAIKSGSESGVMNA
- a CDS encoding ATP-binding protein, with the translated sequence MKQLAIISGKGGSGKTTLTAAFASLAKNAVIADCDVDAADMHLILKPEIQDEDDYLGLEVASIDPELCTGCGKCREVCRFGAISENITINQYSCEGCAVCTVACPENAVSMKPRISGQVFSSKTRFGPLAHAKLGIGEEASGKLVSAARERATKLAEQYTKDLIIIDGPPGIGCPVIAAITGTDLVLAVSEPTVSGIHDLKRVIELAKHFRIPAAVCINKCDINEENSLKIEEFCAEAGVPVLGRLPYDDITTRAMMREETVIEYAAREGSLSNEKVSCPENSPCLENSPDHEESVKGRDFTSKVRKIWERLEERLSEVSFKGPGMVSFK
- a CDS encoding DUF169 domain-containing protein, producing the protein MDYAEISEKLVKILDLRYEPVAVKVIKKGEAIPEGYNIPEKNIRHCQSIMRARKGESLVVTADKHACVVGGSSLGILETPDKVAAGEFHKNLGMFDSAEAAAEMIAQRPTFEPGSRIATVVSPLKDAKVEPDVVILVDRPETVYWIVPASTFYKGGRIGFSTAAFQATCADTTILPTLSGEINLSLGCYGCRRSTDIEVDEMLVGIPFGKIEEIVSALEKIYDGPMQKARQK
- a CDS encoding DUF1847 domain-containing protein gives rise to the protein MIKSGLEYGGKDLKSLQVSAWLEADPTKRTKVEEIVIYAKKLGYEKIGVAFCIDYERESRLVYEILSRYFEVFSVCCKVCGFGKADFGLRKCEGAGFEVACNPIGQALLLNDDETDLNIMLGLKTGYDILFAAHSDAPSVFLPVQEISQLGSSDIDMID
- a CDS encoding DUF1284 domain-containing protein; its protein translation is MFKESESECIRIRAHHLFCMQGFQGYGYSSEFVANMRLVLESIKASPSGHLELVSECDAICVSCPHKKECSLSDSFLALKIRKMDQLVLEKLGMEEQTVGEAKELFRLVNKKLKNPSDIEEVCGSCRWRQKCLWYLQKNEGN